A window of Pseudomonas alcaliphila JAB1 genomic DNA:
ACGCGCACGTATGGCGCCAGCTCGAACGCCAGTTCACGCACCAGGCCCACGATGGCGTGCTTGGCTGCGGTGTAAAGAGGGCCGCCGCCATTGGGATAGAAGCCCGCATTGGAGATCGTGAAGATCACGTTGCCACGGCTGGCGACCAGGGCCGGCAGGCAGGCCTTCACTGCATGGATATAACCCTTGACATTGATGTGAAAGACCTCATCGAACGCGGCATCGAGGCTCTCTTCGGGCAGGTCGACCAAGGCCGTCGAGTAATCCCAGATGCCTGCATTGGGAATCAAGGTGTCGATTTTCCCGAACCTGGCCACGCAGCGGCTGGCAGCCTGTTTCTGGTCTTCCAGTGAACGCACATCGCCGACGATGCCGAGCACGTTGTCGCCATGATCGGTTTCCAGCTCTGCAAGGCGCTCTGCCGACTTGTCGAGCACCGCCACTTTGGCGCCTTCGGCCACGAATCGGTCCACGAGCGCGCGCCCTAATCCGGAGGCGCCCCCCGTGATCAGTACCGCTTCACCTTTCAGTTTCATTTTTCCAATCCCCTTTATTGTTAAAGCGATTCGCCGGTCATGCGCATCAATTCGGTTTGGCTTTGAGTAAATCCCGCAGGTTCGAGCCGACGTCCTGCAGTTGCTCGGCGGAAACAGAAACCCGGGTGCCGACCAGTCGGGTCGCCACAGAAAATTCCCTGGTGGCATTGATCGCCGTCGCGGCCTCGACGCAGCCATCAAGCAGCCTGAGCAACACGATTGGCTGGCCGCTCTGGGCGTCGCCGCGTACGACGATCTCGCCGGGCCCTTCGGCATCGCCAATCATCTGGATGCGGTGGCCTGCAATCTCCGTCCACGAGGTCGGCACCTGGGGCGCCGGCACGGGCTGACTCAACATGGCGCTGGCCGCGATTTCGGCCTCCATCTGGCTGTTCAGGTAGGTCTCCAGCGAGCGCTGGCCCCCTTGACGCAGCGGCCAGGCGGCGACGTCACCGGCGGCGAACACCTCTGGACACGAGGTGGCGCCGGTGGCGTCGACCAGCACGCCGCGCGCGCAGGCGATGCCAGCGGCACGGGCCAGCTCGTCCGCCGGCTCGGCGCCAATGCTGACCAAGACCACATCGGCGGGCACCCGGCGCCCGTCGGCGCAGATCACGGCGCGCACCTGCCCCTGGCCTTCGAAGCGCGCGGCCTGTGCATTGCGCTCCACGCGGACACCCATGCGTTCCAGTTCGGCCCGACACCATGCCCCGGTCCGGTGACCCAGCACGCGCACCAGCAACTCGTCGCCGGCTTCCAGAATCGTGACATGGACACTCAGCTTGCGGGCGGTGGTCGCCACCTCGCAACCGATCAGGCCTCCGCCGACGATGACCAGCGACTGGCCCGGTTGCAGCGCCTGCCGCAGCGCCTGGCTGTCGGCGAGGTCTCGCAAGGTATGGATGCCTGCCAGGTCGCCACCCCGAATCGCCATGCGCCGGGCGCGCGCGCCGGTGGCCAGCAGCAGCCGGTCGTAGGCCAGCGGGGCGCCCGATTCAAACTGAATCTGGCGGTTGGCCAGATCCAGGCAACTCACCCGTCGCCCGAGCTGGACATCCACATGGGCCGATGCGTACCAGGCGCTGTCCAGGATTGCAGGCGGCTCGGGCTGCTCGCCCGCCAGCACCGTCTTGGACAGCGTGGTCCGGTCATAGGCCTGATGCGACTCATCCCCGAGCAGGTGGATGCGCCCCTCGTATCCCTGGGCGCGCAGTGCGCGCGCAGCCGTCGAACCGGCCAGGCCGGCGCCGATGATGGCGATGGTGTCGATCATGGCGCCAGATACCCGGCTTCGAAGTCGACCAGCACGTCATTGTCTTCGATGCGGATCGGAAATATCTTCAGTGCCTCACAGGGCGGCGGTGATTTGACCTTGCCCGTGCGAACGCAAAACTTCCCCATGTGCAGTGAGCATTCCACCACGTCACCTTCAAGATAGCCGCCATCGGACAGGGACCAGTCGCCGTGGGTGCAGCGGTCCTGTGTTGCGAACAGCTCGCCATCCACATTGAAAATCGCGACGGAGGTGCCTCCACTTTCGACCTTCAGGGCTTCGCCTTCGGGCACATCTCTTCGATCACAAACTCTGGTAAATTTCATAACGCTTCTTGTAATTAGTTAAAAGGGTTAAATCGCCTGGGGCGAACAGTCACTGTTGGTGGCTGAAGAGTAATTCAAAGTGTCCTCAGCGATTTCGACGCCAGGGCACGCCAGGCATGCAGGCCCCAGCCAATCCACAGCACATGGATCACCAGCGTGACAAGCCCGAACCACAAGGCTTCGTGGCTCCACACGATGCTGTAAAAATCCCAGAGACCATCGACCACTTCCGTTGCGATGACCACTGGAATAACGGCCCGATAACGGCCCGGATCGCGGGCGCCCCACAAAGCGACGGCCCCGATGGCGCCCAACTGGAGACCGACCACCGCCCAGGCATCCTGCAGCAGGGTGAAAATCGGCGCACCCACGTGCAGTTCTACGCCTGGATACATCCTGCCAAACAAGCCCAACGTGCTGAAGGGAAGCGTGCCAATGAGGTTGATGATGTAGAAGACGCCGATGGCGATCAAAAACAGTCTTGCATTTTTCATGGCAGCATCCTCATTGAGGCCGGTTCAGCGTGCTGGGCTAGAAGAACATGCTCAGGTTGTTCGACAGCAAGGTACTGGCGTCGAGCAGGATGGTGCGCTTGGCGATGCTGAAACCAAGGTTGTTGTCGGCGCGGCGCAGCACGTCCCGGCGTTCGCCCGCGAAGATGTCGACCTGGCGCTCAAGCCGATTGCGGTACAGGATGAATGCGGAATTGACCTCGAAGGTATCCGGCGTGGCCGTCTCCTTGACGATGACGTTGGAGACCAGGTGGCGCGTGCGGGAAGGCGGGTTCTCCGCCCAGCCCACGTCCGAGGTCACCTTGCGGATGCGCCCGTACATGGTTTCATGGGTTTCATCGAAATGGGCAACATCCTGGTCGCCGGAATATTCCAGCTCGCCCTCCCGGATCATGCGATTGGTGCGCAGCGGCATGAAGTAGTGGATATCTTTGTCCAGCAGGGCAAACCAGGCCTCGTAGGCCCGGTGGTCAAGCAACTGCGCTTCGCGGTAGTAGAACTGCTCGATCTCGTTCTGCAACTCAAGGCCAGCCGCCTTGCTTGGCCATTCAAATGTTTTGAAAAAATGCGGGGATGGATTTGTCATAACAGTTATCTCCAAGTAAATATCAGGGGACGGAACCTCGGCGCGCCGTCTGCACATGCACGTCCAGCCCACCATGTTGAATTCTTCCGGTTGACAGATCTAACGATTGCGTCTTGATCAGGGCTTGAGCGTGGCCCAGCTGGGCTCGGACATCATGCGCATCCAGTGGTGATACATACCCCGCGCCGCTTCTTCGGCGTAGACGTAGCCGACGTTGCCAGGAAAATCAGGGTGACCGGTCTGCGACCGACCCAGGCCCATCTGGGCATTGAGCGGCTGGCTCTTGGCCTTGTACCCACGTAGCCCCTTCTGGATCTCCACCCAGTTCTCGCCATCGTCCTGCTCAAACACGCCGCCTGCGGAGAAGGTGCGGATGTTGTGCCGGCGATATTCTTCCTTGATCTCGGCCGGGGCATCGGCATCGACCAAGGTGAAGGCCCACACTTCGATTTCGTTGGGGCCGCGCGGGTGCCAGGTCCGGATGGTGTTGATGGCCGGGAGGAACGAGCAGGTCGGGAAGACGCTCATGTGCTGGCCGAACATGCGTCGAACCGGCATGGTGTGGCCCAGTCGCTGTTCTGCCAGGTCGGCAGCCGGACCTTCGGTCCAGTACTGGGTGACCTTGGGCCCCATCACCGCCATGAGCATGCCCGGCTCGTCGACGAACCAGCCCGAGCCGTGCCCGCCCCAGCCGGCCCGGAACTGGTTGCCCTTGGTGGGCACCTGTGCATGCGACAGGTCCATTTCCGGCGGCATGCCCGCCAGGATGCCGGACAGGTGCGACATGGTGCCGGCGTGGTACATGTCACTGCAGAACTGCTCGGCGGCAAACTTCCAGTTGCACGGAATCACCCACTTCTGCATGCCGCCGATGGCCACAGTCCCGGCCGGCGTGCGATCCAGCATGACGTCCATATAGGGGCGGGCGTCACCGAGGTAGGTCTCCAGGTCTGGCGCCTGCACATCCCAGTTGGCAAAGACCAGGCCCTTGTAGGTTGCCACGCGTGCCTGGAGCGGGCCCCATTCGGCCTTGTCAAAGCCGCAGTCGCCTTCTTTCTTGTCGCAAAAGGCTTCCTTCTCGAACGGCACGTTCACCAGCTTGCCGGCGATGTCGTAGGCCCAGCCGTGATAGCTGCAGGTGAAAGCCTTGGCGTTGCCGGCGTCCGAGCGGCAGATACGCATGCCGCGGTGCCGGCACTGGTTCAGGAACACCTTGATGCTCTTGTCTTTCTGTCGCACCATAACCACCGGATCTTCGCCCATGTAAGTGGCCAGGAAGTCCCCGGTTTCAGGCACATGACTCTCGTGCCCAAGTAACAGCCAAGAGCGACCAAAAACCCGCTCAAGCTCCAGCTCATAAAGACTCTGATCGGCGTAGATGCGTGGATCAAGCAGCCCTTTTTCCTGATCGACCAACCCCCGGATCGCCTCCGGCGTCCAATTGGTAACCCACTTCACAGGGGCTCCCTGCACTTCTTTGATTGATGAGCTCATGATTCAACGTCTCCTTTGAAATGCCCTTAGTAGGGCGAAAAAATGCCGACCGCATCCATCACGACGAAAACAAACACGTGGGATGTTGGCGTCACCTCAACAAACCGAATTCCCGAACCACCGAAATTGATGATTCGATGTGCTCCGCCATCAACGCAGCACAGCGCTCGGCATCTCGCGCGAGCGCGCTGTCGCGAAGTGCTAGATGCTCCTCATGTACGTTTCTGGTAGGCGGGTTGTGCATAGCAGTCAATCGGCGGTAGCGCTCCATATGCACATACAGGATGGACAGGAACCGCCGGATCCAGACGGACGAACAGGCAGAGATAAGAGCTTCGTGAAAACCGCGGTTGACTGGCTCCCACTCATTAAACCAGCGAGCCGGATCCCGCATCGTGGGCTCTTCAATCAATGACAGTCGGTGAAACGAACTGACGATCCGCGCCTCCCATTCAGCGTCACCATTCAGCACGCTTTGGCGTAACGCTTCGCTCTCGAGCGCGATCCGCGTGGCGGCCAAATCACGCATGTCACCCAGGGACATTGGGGTCACATGGAACCCACGCTGGGCCTGTGTCTGCACCAGGTTTTCGGCTACTAGCAGAGAAAGCGCCTCCCGCATGGTTCCGCCGCTGACCTCATAGCGCGACTTGAGATCTTCAACGCCGAGTCTGGAGCCCGCAGCGAGTCGCCCCTCCACGATGTCTGCTCGCAAACGCTGAAACGTCACCTCAATCAGGCTGCGCATCTTCGCGCGAGGCACCGTCGATGCATCCGAAAATGACTTTTCGCCTGCCATCGCAACGCCGCTTGGAGTTCTCGTATTCATTGCATTTCACACATGCTCGTTAAAGAAAAATTTCAGCACTTTCGGAATCAGGATCCGGGAGAAAGCGGCTTCAAAAATGTCGATAATCGATATTTATATTTATCGGGTTAACTTAGATGAGCTTGACGTCGCCTGTCAATCACTTCACGCGAAAGCGGGCAGACCTCCTCATGGTGGTCCGTGCAGGATCCGTGCGCCTGTAATATAAATGGCTGACGCGAGGTGCTCGCGTTGGCTAAAAGCGCAGGGAAGAGCAAGGTGATCAGATCGTTTTTGATCGATTTACCGCTTTCAAAATCGGCAGGGGCTGAGGTCGGACCGGAAATACAGGGCTATCCAGACCATCCCTTACCGGCCCGTTGTTTGACTACACGACCCCGACCCGCAGCGGGGTCCATTCGCTTTCCTTCACCGCTGTGCTCACGGCCATGACGAGCTTGTCGAGATTGCTGGCAGTCACGCCCTCCAGTGCCGAGCGCCCCCGCAGCATCGAGCGCGGCTGCAGCAGTGCATGGTAGATCTGCCAAGGGTCCGCACCCCTGGTCAGCTTCAGGACAGACTGGATCATCTCGTGCTTGAGTGGGTCGAGGTGCCAGTCCGGCACGCGCTGGCCGCGGTTGCCCACGTTCAACGCCAGCAAGTTGCCCGCCTGGATCTCGTAGCTGATCCACCTGCGGGATTTGCCCGCCATCTTGGCAAACGCAGCGACGGGAAGGTTGTGCGGCGCTTCGAAGACATCGAACAAATCCATTCTCTCGCGCTGAATGTCCGAAGGCACCAGCGGTGCGGCCGATCGCTGGGGCGGCATTGCCGGCAGCCGATGTGCGGCGGCAGAAACCAACGGCATGGCGTCACCCGGCTTCGTCACGAGCAGGCTTGGCGAAGCGGCAACCGGCGTAGAGGGCGCGCTTGCGGTTTGCTCAGTGGGGAATGCGGGCACGCCTTCCAGATGCACGGTGAGCGGCATGCTGGCCGCCTCGACCTGGTTCTGCTCGAAGAGGTCGAGGCGATCGGCCCAGTCCTGCATCATGCGTCGACGCTGCTCCACGTACTCGGCATGGTTGTAGGTGGCGCTGACCTTGTTGGGATCGACATGCGAGAGCTGTGCATCCACCCAGACCTTCGGGTAGCCGATCTCGTTGAGCGCAGTGGACATCGTGCCACGGATACCGTGTCCGGTCAGGCGTTCCTGATAGCCCATGCGTTTGAGCGCACCATTGAGCGTGTTCTCGCTGATGCGCTTCTTCAGGTCGCTGTCGTGCCGGAACAGGTAGCGCTGGGCCGGCTTGAACTCATCGAGCAGGTGCCCGACGATCTCCATGGCCTGAATCGACAGCGGCACGATGTAGGGCGGGATGTCCTTCGGCTGCTGCCGCTTCTTGCGCATATCCAGCTGGAGTTGCTTCACGACGTCGGGCGGGATGATCCACAGCCCTCGGTCCAGATCGAATTGATCCGGCATCGCCTGCCGCAGCTCGCCGGTTCGCACGCCGGTCAGCAGCAATAGCCGCAGCCCGAGCTGGGTCTGCCGCCTGCCGCGATAGCTGCGCAGCCGCTGCAACAGCCTTGGCAGCTCGGCCATGCGCAGGAACGGGTTGTGGTTGACGGGTGGCAGCGGCAGCGCCACCACATCGAGATCGAAGGCGGGGTTCTGCTCTAGGCCCGGCACGATCACCAGCGCGTAGCGGAACAGTTGGTTGAACCACGTCCTGACTTTCTCGGCGACGGAGAGCGCCCTGCGCTTCTCGATCCTGGCGATCACCTCCAGGAGGTCGGGCCGCTTGATCTCATAGATCGACTGCTTGCCCAAGGTCGGCAGCACATCCTTGTCGAAGATGCGCGGAAGGATCGAGAGAGTCGTCTGCCGGCCTTCCTTGAGGCTGAGCCCGCGATGCTTGAGCCACTTGCGATACACCGCCTCGAAGGTGTTTTCGTCGGCGAGCCGGACAGCGGTGCGCTTCTGCTTGCGGTGATCGCGAGGATTGGTGCCTTTGGCCAGCAGGGCGCGCGCTTCATCGCGCAGGCTGCGGGCCTCGCGAAGCGTCACCTCCGGGTAGGTGCCGAGCGACATCCGCTTCTGCTTGCCCGCCCAGTAGTAGCGGAAGTGCCAAGTCCTGCCACCGGCAGCGGTGACGGCCAGGGAGAGGCCATCCAGGTCAGGGAGGGTGTATGCCTTGCCAGTCGCCTTGGCCTGTCGAACGGCCAGGTCTGAGAGTGCCATGCTCTTGCTCCGAACATGAGTCAGGAACCAGATGCTGGTCACGTCGACCTCGCCTCTCCATCAACAATCCGGAATCAGCCGCGCCCGCAAAAATGGACTTGTTTGTGGACTTAAAAGTCCCGGCTGTAGGCGGATCGCAGTGGACCACAGCAGAACGTCAAAGAGAGAAAAAGCCTTTGTGTGGCAACGACTTGCAGACTCTCTTGGACTTCTGCGGAAGTCCGCAGAATGATGCAGTGGAGCGGGCGATGGGAATCGAACCCACGGCTCTAGCTTGGGAAGCTAGGGTATTACCATTATACGACACCCGCAGCGGGTGCCTTTATACCGGAATATGACCCAGAAATGAAGCGCGGAGCGTTCGGGCACCTCTAGAAACTACCTGCGTTGTCATCGCTGCGTTAAAAGCAGGCTAAAAATGCTCATTTACAGCTCGTAAACTGCGCTTTTTCGTCTGCTTTTGCCTTGCGCTGACTGCCTCGCCTACGTTTCTAGAGGCGTCCGAATAGACGCATCCGCTCCGCGCTTGGGGCCCGTCATACCGCCATCGCCTGGAGGTCGCGCAGGTCGCCTTTGGCTGGCAGTTGCAGGCGTTTGCTGGAGGCGTTGAAGAAGTCCAGCAGCACGCGTTGGGTCTGCAGCCAGGCGGCCTTGTGTTCCATGTCGAGGAAGTGGCCGGCGTCGTTGATCTCGGCGAACTGGGCGTGGTCGATGTGCTGGGCGAACAGGCAGGCGTCTTCCACCGAGGTGTATTCGTCGCGGTCGCCGTTGACGAATATCAGCGGAATGTCGATGGCTTGCAGGCATTCCTTGCCGCAGTGCGCTTCCATGTTCAGCACCTGCTTGATGTGGGCGTACATCTGCCGGTACTCATGTTCGTCGAGGGTGCTGACGTGCTTGTGGTTGAAGCGCTTGAACAGCGACGGCAGGTGCTTGCCGATGGTGCTGTTGACCAGCAGGGCGACGTTGTCGCGGTCTACCGAGCCGAGGAAGCGCAGGCCCTTGTGCAGGTAGTCGAGCATCGGCACGTTGAGGATCGGCGAGAAGGAGCAGATGGCGGCTTTCTCCAGTGTCACCGGGCGTTGGGCCAGGGCGAGCAGGGAGGCGACACCACCCCAGGAGAAGGACATCAGGTAGTTGGCGCTGTAGTGGTCGATCAAGTGCAGCAGGATCGCCGCCTCGTCTTCCTTGGTAATGGGCGTGAAGTCGCTGTTGTGCGGTTTCGACTGGCCGGCGTAGGGCAGGTCGAAGGCCACCACGTTGAACTGTGGCTGCAGGTACTTGACCGATTGTGTGAACGAGGCGGTGGTCGCCAGAGAGCCATTGACCAGGATGATGGTCTTGCTTGCTGCCGGGTTGCCGTAGAACTCCGTGTAAACCTTGTGCTTCCTGTTGATCTCGACGACTGCGGTTTCTGGCCTCATGTCGTTTTCTCCTGGCGCGAGTGTGTCAAGGCGAGCGGGCGGCCGTTCGCATTTGATTGAGCAGTCAGAAAAGCGCCTGAGCGTGACAGCTTGATGTCAGGCTGGAGATTTTTATAAGTATAGGAATTTCAAGCAGTTAGGATCGAAACAGGCGAGCGCTCCAGACCTTTTTCAAGGCCGTGGAGAGGGCGGTGTTACCAGGCAGGAATCCAGTCGGCGCAGAGCGCCAGCAACTGAAAGAACGTATAGCTGTCTCGTAGTGACCGGTTGGTCATCTCAAGACTTACGGTTCGATTCAAGCAGTTACCTTGCAGCGATGCAAGGGTGAGTCACATCTTTGTAGCCGATTGGCGCTGCCGTTGGTCGGGTAGTCAGATTCCGGCGCAGGATGACAATCAAACGCTGGCGATTTCTGCATCCGTCAGCGCGCGGTATTGGCCTGGGGCGAGCTGTGGGTCGAGGATGATTTCGCCCATGCTTTCGCGGTGCAGAGCGACGACGCGATTGCGGAAGTGGCCGAACATGCGCTTGACCTGATGGTAGCGACCTTCGAACAGGGTCAGCCGGGCTTGGTGGCTGCTCAGTACCTCAAGCTGGGCGGGTAGGGTGGTGAGGTCTTCGAAGGCGAAGTACAGGCCTTGGGCGAAGACCTCGGCGTATTCGGCGGTGATCGGCTGTTCGGTGTCGACGAGGTAGACCTTGGGCTTGCGCTGCTGCGGCTGGGTGATGCGCCGCGACCAGCGCCCGTCGTTGGTGATCAGCAGCAGGCCGCTGGTGTTCAGGTCGAGGCGCCCGGCCAGGTGCAGGTCGTGCTTGTCCGGCTCGTCGAGCAGATCGAGGACGGTGTGGTGTTCGTTGTGCGCGGTGGCACTGACCACGCCGACCGGTTTGTGCAGCATCCAGTAGCGCGCGCTGCGTCCGGCTTGCAGCAGCTCGTCGTCCAGCTCCACGCGTTGGAAGTCGCGCACCTCATGGCGCGGGTCGTGAACCACCATGCCGTCTACACGCAGGCGGCCGGCGCTGATCAGCAGGCGACTGTCCTGGCGACTGAAACGGGGGAAGTTGCTGAGGAAGCGATCCAGGCGCATGGCTCAATCGCGCTCGCGGGGCTCAGTGGCTTTCAGCGCACCCGCGCAGGCTGGGCACAGGCAGGCCTGGTTGCGTTGCTCGGGCGTCAGGCGTTGCAGCGCGGCCGGGTCGATTTGCGCGTCGAAGCACCAGCAGGGCTCGTCACGCCCGGCGGCGACGCTGCACTGGTTGCTCTTGCCGCATAGCGGGCAGTGTTGCGTGTCCATCAGCTGTCGACGCAAACGCGGTCGCGCCCGGCCTGCTTGGCGCGGTACAGCGCGCGGTCGGTGCGGCCGAGCAGGGTATGCAGGCTCTCGCCGGTATGCCACTGGCTGAGGCCAAGGCTGACGGTGACCTGCAGGCTCTGGCCTTCGACTGCATAGCGCTGTTCGGCGCAGTGCTGGCGCAGTTTCTCGGCCAGGTCATGGGCGGCCTGGCGGTCGGTGTTCTTCAGCAGCAGGATGAATTCCTCGCCGCCCCAGCGGCAGAGAATGTCGGACTGGCGCAGCGTGCCACGCAGTTGCTGGGCGAAGTCGTGCAGCACCTGGTCGCCGGCCAGATGACCGTGCTGGTCGTTGATCAGCTTGAAGTTGTCCAGATCCAGCAGCACGGCGCACAGCGGGCTGCTGTCGCGCTGCGCTTCCTGCAGCGCCTGTTCGGCGAGGATGTCGAAGCCGCGGCGGTTGGGCAGGTCGGTGAGGCTGTCGGTGGTGGCCAGGGCGGCGATGCGCTGCTGATAGCGTCGAATCGCCAGGCTCACCAGGGTCAGCACGATGGCGGTGACCAGCAGGCAAAGCAGCAGGTTGATGTAGAGCCCCTGGCGGATGCCGGCCAGGGCCTTATCCTGCTTGTCGACGAACAGGTACCACTCCAGCTCGGGGATGTAGCGCACGTTGAGGAAGTGCTCGCGGCCCTGCTCCTGGTATTCGAACTGGCCGCTTTGCGGCGTGGGCAGTTTTTCCATCAGGCCGTCGAGGCCGGGCACGTCGGCCAGTGAATCGCCGACTTGGGCGCCCATCGGTCCGCCTTGGGCGCCGGTGAGGGTGATGCGCCCGGTGGTGTCGACGAAGTAGACGCTGCGCTCGTAGCGCGCCTGGTACTCGTCGATCAGCTTGACCACGGCATCGACCGCCAGGCCGACGCCGGTGGCGCCAATGAAGCTGCCGTCGTAGTCGAGCACCTTGTAGTTGATGAAGATGGTCAGACGGTCGGCGTTGGCCATGTCGACGTCGACGTTGATCTCGTAGGGCTCCTTGAGGCCGCGTACGCGGTAGTACCAGACGTCGCGCGGCTCTTCCGGCTTGACCTGCTTGAGCGCGCCCCTGGCCTGGTAGTAGGTGCTGGTCTTGTCGGAGACGAAGAAGCTGGTGAAGGCGCCGTAGTGCTCCTGCACTTCACGCAGGTAGCGGGTCATCTGCCCGGTGTCCTGTTCGCCGGCCAGCACCCAGTCACGCAGGAAGGTGTCACGGGCCATCATCGAGGAGATGAGGATGGGGCGCACCAGGTCCTTCTGGATTTCCGAATAGACGGTGTCGGAGGTCAGAGGTAGCTCGGTGTTGATGATGCTGTCGCGGATCGAGTCGCGCGAGGCGTAGTAGCTCAGCAGCGAGGTGGTGAGAAAGCCGCTACCGAGCAGGAACAGGAGCAGTAACACCAACGAGGTTTGCGTGTGCCGTTTGGGGCGCAGGGACATGGGTGAATCCGGGAGCGGGCTAATGGCGTGATGCTAGCTTGCCGGAAGGGGATAGCGCCAGTTGTGATCACGATCGGCGCTGTATATGGGGCGGATGAAAGTTGGGGGTATGCCAATCCGGCAAGGCGAGCAAAGCAGCCTTGCGTAGGAGCCCCGCCCCGGGGCGAAGCTTTGCGAGGCGTCGTTAGCCAGGTTCGCGGCGGGGCGCCGCTCCTACAGGTTGGGTGTATCGACATTTGACCGGGTGGCTAGTTTTCCCGGATTGCATCCGGGCTACGGGACTGTAGGAGCGGATTTATCCGCGATTGGGGTTGCCGGTATTGCGGTGGGGCGTGAAGCGGTCGCGGCTGAAGCCCCTCCCACAGGGAATCGGTGGATTTGGGGAGTGTTGTGAAAATGCGGCTAACGCTTCTCCTGCAGGGAATCGGCGTTTGTGTGGATCGCGGCTGAAGCCGCTCCTACGCGGTCGTGGCTGGGACGCCTCCTACAAGGGCTGGTAAGGCCCTGTGGGAGGCGCTTCAGCGGCGAGCGTTTCAGGCTTCTTCCAGCACCACCACGCGCTGCCCGGCGCGCACCGGCGAGCCGGGTTGCACACGTACCTCGCGCACGGTGCCGGCCACCGGTGCGGTGAGCGGGATTTCCATCTTCATCGATTCGAGAATCACCAGCACGTCACCAGCCTGCACCTGCGCGCCGGCTTCCACCTGCACCTGCCAGAGGTTGCCGGCGATATGGCTTTCGATGCCATGCTGACCGGCGCCCAGCGGGGCGTCATCGCCAAGCTCGGTGGCCACTTCTTCGACCTCGAAATGCGCCTGACCCGATTCGATCCAGCGCTGGCGCTCGGCGTCGAAGGCCGTGCGCTGTTGCTGGCGGAAGGCGGCGATGCCGTCGGCTTCTTCATCGAGAAACTGCTGGTAGTCGGCCAGGGCCAGTTCGCTCTGTTCGATGCGCAGCGGGTAGCGGCCGAGCGGGAAGTCGCGGCGGATGCGCAGCAGTTCGTCAGCCGATACCGGGTAGAAGCGAATCTGGTCGAAAAAGCGCAGCAGCCAGGGCTTGCCGTCGAAGGCCTCGACCGCGCGGTAGCGGTTCCACATCTGCAGAGTGCGGCCGACGAACTGGTAGCCACCCGGGCCTTCCATGCCGTACACGCACATATAGGCGCCGCCGATGCCCACCGAGTTCTCCGCCGTCCAGGTGCGCGCCGGGTTGTACTTGGTGGTGACCAGGCGATGGCGCGGGTCGAGCGGCGTGGCCACCGGTGCGCCGAGGTAGACGTCGCCCAGGCCCATGACCAGGTAGCTGGCGTCGAACACCGTGCGGTACACCTCGTCCAGATTCGGCAGGTCGTTGATGCGGCGGATAAATTCCAGGTTGCTCGGGCACCAGGGGGCGTCCTTGCGCACGGTGGTCATGTACTTGTCGATGGCCAGCTGGCAGGCCGGGTCGTCCCAGGACAGCGGCAGGTGGACGATACGCGACGGCACCTTGAGGTCGCGGGCGGCGCAGACGGCGTCCCACTCGCCGGCGACGATGTCGAGTAGCGTCTGCAGTGTCAGGGTTTCCGGCTGGTAGTGCACCTGCAGCGAGCGGATGCCCGGTGTCAGGTCGATCACGCCGTCGAGTTGTTTGGCCTGCAGCGCCTGCATCAGCGCATGGCCACGGAAGCGCAGTACCAGGTCGAGTTCCGGCTGGCCGATTTCCAGCAGCAGGTGGGTGTCGCCAGACAGGCGTGCGACCAGGCGGGTGTCGTCGGTGCCGAGGTCGAGGACGATGGGGGAGGTCAGCTGTGTAGGAGCTGGCTTGCCAGCGATCCGCGATGTTGGCTGATCGCCCGCAAGCGGGCTCCTACAGAGTTCTGCGTATTCGCGTGCATTGTTCCGTGCCAACTCCCGCGCCGTGGCG
This region includes:
- a CDS encoding integrase arm-type DNA-binding domain-containing protein, translated to MALSDLAVRQAKATGKAYTLPDLDGLSLAVTAAGGRTWHFRYYWAGKQKRMSLGTYPEVTLREARSLRDEARALLAKGTNPRDHRKQKRTAVRLADENTFEAVYRKWLKHRGLSLKEGRQTTLSILPRIFDKDVLPTLGKQSIYEIKRPDLLEVIARIEKRRALSVAEKVRTWFNQLFRYALVIVPGLEQNPAFDLDVVALPLPPVNHNPFLRMAELPRLLQRLRSYRGRRQTQLGLRLLLLTGVRTGELRQAMPDQFDLDRGLWIIPPDVVKQLQLDMRKKRQQPKDIPPYIVPLSIQAMEIVGHLLDEFKPAQRYLFRHDSDLKKRISENTLNGALKRMGYQERLTGHGIRGTMSTALNEIGYPKVWVDAQLSHVDPNKVSATYNHAEYVEQRRRMMQDWADRLDLFEQNQVEAASMPLTVHLEGVPAFPTEQTASAPSTPVAASPSLLVTKPGDAMPLVSAAAHRLPAMPPQRSAAPLVPSDIQRERMDLFDVFEAPHNLPVAAFAKMAGKSRRWISYEIQAGNLLALNVGNRGQRVPDWHLDPLKHEMIQSVLKLTRGADPWQIYHALLQPRSMLRGRSALEGVTASNLDKLVMAVSTAVKESEWTPLRVGVV
- a CDS encoding alpha/beta hydrolase, which codes for MRPETAVVEINRKHKVYTEFYGNPAASKTIILVNGSLATTASFTQSVKYLQPQFNVVAFDLPYAGQSKPHNSDFTPITKEDEAAILLHLIDHYSANYLMSFSWGGVASLLALAQRPVTLEKAAICSFSPILNVPMLDYLHKGLRFLGSVDRDNVALLVNSTIGKHLPSLFKRFNHKHVSTLDEHEYRQMYAHIKQVLNMEAHCGKECLQAIDIPLIFVNGDRDEYTSVEDACLFAQHIDHAQFAEINDAGHFLDMEHKAAWLQTQRVLLDFFNASSKRLQLPAKGDLRDLQAMAV
- a CDS encoding pseudouridine synthase, giving the protein MRLDRFLSNFPRFSRQDSRLLISAGRLRVDGMVVHDPRHEVRDFQRVELDDELLQAGRSARYWMLHKPVGVVSATAHNEHHTVLDLLDEPDKHDLHLAGRLDLNTSGLLLITNDGRWSRRITQPQQRKPKVYLVDTEQPITAEYAEVFAQGLYFAFEDLTTLPAQLEVLSSHQARLTLFEGRYHQVKRMFGHFRNRVVALHRESMGEIILDPQLAPGQYRALTDAEIASV
- a CDS encoding cysteine-rich CWC family protein, translated to MDTQHCPLCGKSNQCSVAAGRDEPCWCFDAQIDPAALQRLTPEQRNQACLCPACAGALKATEPRERD
- a CDS encoding sensor domain-containing diguanylate cyclase is translated as MSLRPKRHTQTSLVLLLLFLLGSGFLTTSLLSYYASRDSIRDSIINTELPLTSDTVYSEIQKDLVRPILISSMMARDTFLRDWVLAGEQDTGQMTRYLREVQEHYGAFTSFFVSDKTSTYYQARGALKQVKPEEPRDVWYYRVRGLKEPYEINVDVDMANADRLTIFINYKVLDYDGSFIGATGVGLAVDAVVKLIDEYQARYERSVYFVDTTGRITLTGAQGGPMGAQVGDSLADVPGLDGLMEKLPTPQSGQFEYQEQGREHFLNVRYIPELEWYLFVDKQDKALAGIRQGLYINLLLCLLVTAIVLTLVSLAIRRYQQRIAALATTDSLTDLPNRRGFDILAEQALQEAQRDSSPLCAVLLDLDNFKLINDQHGHLAGDQVLHDFAQQLRGTLRQSDILCRWGGEEFILLLKNTDRQAAHDLAEKLRQHCAEQRYAVEGQSLQVTVSLGLSQWHTGESLHTLLGRTDRALYRAKQAGRDRVCVDS